From a region of the Haematobia irritans isolate KBUSLIRL chromosome 4, ASM5000362v1, whole genome shotgun sequence genome:
- the LOC142235253 gene encoding uncharacterized protein LOC142235253 → MKVIFQLTTLLGVFIYSSYGGSTSCGCAPGYRGYAGPMGVPGMKGERGDLGNVGPPGEPGKQGLEGPKGPIGDQGPPGEESPYWSYTPGYPGPPGPPGGCTCPGYNNGWPFRPSGFEFQQPQVNYAVKPGGYYFSDNTGHLNFVGNKNPEEFLLQRTTTTTTSTTPPPQRGPPMPTGLYMLGSNGVLVPFTNTQAFDLFAKIAARKSAITPPPTTSTTTTTTSTTTTTTRPPNTLRNNEKLYILGPKGSLIPLEALGLKPPAQFIGQPAKLTSSYNQWLRGMLMGELLPEYDDDKKPTLTETSDEDEDDPERRKE, encoded by the exons ATGAAAGTGATTTTCCAGCTAACAACTCTTTTGG GAGTTTTCATATATTCTTCTTATGGCGGTAGTACAAGTTGCGGCTGTGCCCCTGGCTATCGTGGCTATGCCGGACCCATGGGTGTACCCGGTATGAAAGGTGAACGTGGAGATTTGGGCAATGTAGGACCGCCAGGAGAACCTGGAAAACAAGGCTTGGAGGGTCCCAAAGGTCCTATCGGAGATCAAGGACCACCTGGAGAAGAATCGCCCTATTGGTCTTATACACCAGGCTATCCAGGACCTCCTGGACCCCCTGGAGGATGTACATGTCCGGGCTATAATAATGGATGGCCTTTTAGGCCAAGTGGCTTTGAGTTTCAACAACCGCAAGTGAATTACGCAGTCAAGCCAGGAGGCTATTATTTCAGTGACAATACCGGTCATCTAAACTTTGTGGGTAACAAAAATCCCGAAGAATTTCTTCTGCAAAGGACCACTACAACTACAACTAGCACAACTCCTCCACCCCAAAGGGGTCCTCCAATGCCCACAGGCCTTTATATGTTGGGTTCCAATGGGGTGCTTGTGCCCTTTACCAATACCCAGGCATTTGATTTATTTGCCAAGATAGCGGCCAGAAAATCTGCCATAACACCACCACCCACCACATCAACCACTACTACCACCACATCAACTACTACCACTACTACGCGACCACCCAATACTCTTAGAAACAATGAGAAACTCTATATTTTAGGACCCAAAGGCAGCCTAATTCCCCTGGAAGCTTTGGGCCTTAAACCACCAGCCCAATTTATTGGTCAACCAGCCAAATTGACAAGCAGCTATAATCAATGGTTACGTGGTATGTTAATGGGTGAATTATTACCAGAATATGATGATGATAAGAAACCTACATTAACGGAGACTAGCGACGAAGACGAAGATGACCCAGAGAGACGAAAAGAATGA